The following are encoded together in the Thermoleophilaceae bacterium genome:
- the tkt gene encoding transketolase gives MTTTPTETRELEELSVNTIRTLSMDAVQKANSGHPGAPMALAPLAYVLYTRVMKHNPKNPEWFDRDRFVLSAGHASMLLYSILYLTGYGLELEDLKNFRQLGSRTPGHPERHEAPGVEITTGPLGQGLGNAVGFALAERMLAARFNRDGHDIIDHHTFCIASDGDMMEGVASEASSLAGHLGLGRLTVFYDNNHISLDGPTSLSFSEDVGARYEAYGWHVQDLGEDVSIDRLDAAARAAMEVEDRPSLVILRTHIGIGSPNKQDSKAAHGSPLGEEEVELTKKAYGWPTLEPFYVPDDVLAHFRQAVDRGAELEDEWNERAQAYRSEHGDLWSRLKLIMDGEVPDGWDADMPRLDPSDGAVATRKAGQQALDWTASKIPHVLGGAADLSSSTLTTITDGGEVSRDDYSARNIYFGVREHGMGAVVNGLVAHGFRALGATFLQFSDYMKNPIRLAALMKLPSLFVYTHDSIGLGEDGPTHQPVEHLAGLRAIPNLYVIRPADANETMLAWRFAMWQLTSPVAIVETRQGLPILDPDKVPIDAVERGAYVLSDPPGGEEPDVQLIASGSEVKLCLDAQELLQGEGIAARVISVPCAERFFEQDEGYRDEVLLPGVRARVAVEAASKLGWERFAGDLGSIVGMDTFGASAPDKALFEHFGFTPQRVAGEARASLERARR, from the coding sequence ATGACGACAACCCCCACCGAGACGCGCGAGCTCGAAGAGCTGAGCGTCAACACGATCCGGACGCTGTCAATGGACGCCGTCCAGAAGGCGAATTCGGGCCATCCCGGCGCGCCGATGGCGCTCGCCCCCCTCGCGTACGTGCTCTACACGCGGGTGATGAAGCACAACCCCAAGAACCCCGAGTGGTTCGACCGCGACCGCTTCGTGCTTTCCGCCGGCCACGCCTCGATGCTGCTCTACTCGATCCTGTACCTCACGGGCTACGGGCTCGAGCTCGAGGACCTGAAGAACTTCCGCCAGCTCGGCTCGAGGACGCCGGGCCACCCTGAGCGCCACGAGGCGCCGGGCGTTGAGATCACCACCGGTCCGCTCGGTCAGGGCCTGGGCAACGCAGTCGGCTTTGCGCTCGCGGAGCGCATGCTCGCCGCTCGCTTCAACCGCGACGGCCACGACATCATCGATCACCACACGTTCTGCATCGCGAGCGACGGGGACATGATGGAGGGCGTGGCGTCCGAGGCCTCGTCGCTCGCCGGGCATCTCGGGCTGGGCCGCCTGACCGTCTTCTACGACAACAACCACATCTCGCTCGACGGCCCCACCTCGCTCTCGTTCAGCGAGGACGTGGGCGCCCGCTACGAGGCGTACGGCTGGCATGTGCAGGACCTGGGCGAGGACGTCTCGATCGACCGCCTCGACGCCGCCGCCCGGGCGGCGATGGAGGTGGAGGACCGGCCGTCGCTCGTGATCCTTCGCACTCACATCGGCATCGGCAGCCCGAACAAGCAGGACTCGAAGGCGGCGCACGGCAGCCCGCTCGGCGAGGAGGAGGTCGAGCTCACGAAGAAGGCCTACGGGTGGCCCACGCTCGAGCCCTTCTACGTGCCGGATGACGTGCTCGCGCACTTCCGCCAGGCGGTGGATCGCGGAGCGGAGCTCGAGGACGAATGGAACGAGCGTGCTCAGGCGTACCGGTCGGAGCACGGCGACCTCTGGAGCCGGCTCAAGCTGATCATGGACGGCGAGGTTCCGGACGGCTGGGACGCGGACATGCCGCGGCTCGATCCGTCGGACGGCGCCGTGGCCACGCGCAAGGCGGGGCAGCAGGCGCTCGACTGGACCGCCTCGAAGATCCCGCACGTGCTCGGCGGCGCGGCGGACCTCTCGTCCTCCACGCTCACGACGATCACGGACGGCGGCGAGGTGTCGCGCGACGACTACTCGGCGCGCAACATCTACTTCGGCGTGCGCGAGCACGGCATGGGCGCGGTGGTGAACGGCCTCGTGGCGCACGGCTTCCGCGCCCTCGGCGCGACCTTCCTGCAGTTCTCCGACTACATGAAGAACCCGATCAGGCTGGCGGCGCTGATGAAGCTGCCGTCGCTCTTCGTGTACACGCACGACTCGATCGGGCTGGGCGAGGACGGGCCGACGCACCAGCCGGTGGAGCACCTGGCCGGCCTGCGCGCGATCCCCAACCTGTACGTGATCCGGCCGGCGGACGCGAACGAGACGATGCTGGCCTGGCGCTTCGCCATGTGGCAGCTCACCTCGCCGGTGGCGATCGTCGAGACGCGGCAGGGCCTCCCGATCCTCGATCCGGACAAGGTGCCGATCGACGCCGTGGAGCGCGGGGCCTACGTGCTTTCCGATCCGCCCGGCGGCGAGGAGCCGGACGTGCAGCTGATCGCCTCCGGCTCCGAGGTGAAGCTCTGCCTCGACGCGCAGGAGCTGCTTCAGGGCGAGGGCATCGCCGCGCGCGTGATCAGCGTGCCGTGCGCCGAGCGCTTCTTCGAGCAGGACGAGGGCTATCGGGACGAGGTGCTGCTGCCGGGCGTGCGCGCGCGCGTGGCGGTGGAGGCGGCGTCCAAGCTCGGCTGGGAACGCTTCGCCGGCGATCTTGGCTCGATCGTGGGCATGGACACCTTCGGCGCGTCCGCCCCGGACAAGGCCCTCTTCGAGCACTTCGGCTTCACCCCCCAGCGGGTGGCGGGGGAGGCGCGTGCCTCGCTCGAGCGAGCCCGACGGTGA
- the pgl gene encoding 6-phosphogluconolactonase, which translates to MTEPRIEVLDDPSAAVGELMADAAGQGKHIVLTGGSTPRAAYEHAAGLGADWSRATFWFGDERCVPPDHEQSNYGMAEKALLGKIEAAAVHRIKAETGPAQGAADYERQLRTVFGNEGVPNLDLILLGLGPDAHCASLFPGDSALAETKRLVIGVEVPGMAPLVPRVSFTLPLLNAGTDVVFLVSGEEKAEAVARAFGRVRPGPDAPASLVRPESGSLRVLLDEAAAAQL; encoded by the coding sequence GTGACCGAGCCGCGCATAGAGGTGCTGGACGACCCGAGCGCCGCGGTGGGGGAGCTCATGGCCGACGCCGCGGGGCAGGGCAAGCACATCGTCCTCACCGGCGGCTCGACCCCGCGGGCCGCATACGAGCACGCCGCAGGTCTCGGCGCCGATTGGTCCCGCGCCACCTTCTGGTTCGGTGACGAGCGCTGCGTGCCGCCGGACCACGAGCAGTCGAACTACGGGATGGCGGAGAAGGCCCTGCTCGGCAAGATCGAGGCGGCCGCCGTGCACCGGATCAAGGCTGAGACGGGGCCGGCGCAGGGCGCTGCCGACTACGAGCGCCAGCTCCGCACCGTGTTCGGCAACGAGGGCGTGCCGAACCTCGACCTGATCCTGCTCGGGCTCGGTCCGGATGCTCACTGTGCCTCGCTCTTCCCCGGCGATTCCGCCCTTGCCGAGACCAAGCGGCTCGTGATCGGCGTTGAGGTGCCGGGCATGGCGCCGCTCGTCCCGCGCGTGTCGTTCACGCTGCCGCTCCTCAATGCGGGCACGGATGTGGTGTTCCTCGTGTCCGGCGAGGAGAAGGCCGAAGCCGTGGCGCGCGCGTTCGGCCGCGTGCGGCCGGGCCCGGATGCGCCGGCGAGCCTCGTGCGGCCGGAGTCGGGCAGCCTGCGCGTGCTGCTCGACGAAGCCGCCGCCGCGCAGCTATAG
- a CDS encoding glycoside hydrolase family 15 protein → MPNPVAPADSRRSPFPPIADYGFLSDCHTTALVAPSGAVEWMCLPRLDSPSVFGAMLDRDAGSFRFGPTDIMVPAARRYIPGTMVLETTWMTRTGWVVVSDALLMGPWHHERVHESSHRRPPDDWDAEHVLLRIATCVQGTVEMNMHCEPAFGYGRFSPRWDWVDDDYHQAVARAKGVEDLELRLGTNLRVGFEGRRCEARTTLKEGERCFVAICWEQDHELPRGLEHAGEHIDKTKEFWRQWLDHGEFPDHPWRVYLQRSALTLKGLTYAPTGAIAAAATTSLPETPGGERNWDYRYAWIRDSTFALWGLYTLGFDYEANDFFSFMADACGYGDRPLQIMYGIGGERKLEEETLDHLDGYEGARPVRIGNAAYKQEQHDVWGAALDSVYIHTKSRDYLPEQLWPMLSRQVEEALKKWREPDRGIWEIRGEPKHFTSSKLMCWVAADRGARLARLRGDNEEMSERWQKAADEIHADICANALDERGVFVQHYDTDALDASNLLMPLTRFLPPDDERIVKTVRAIARELTEHGLVLRYRTQETDDGLHGEEGTFLICSFWLVSALVEIGDVAKARDLCERLLGYSSSLRLYAEELDHRSGRHLGNFPQAFTHLALINAVMHVIRSESAGEDPTRFAPVRLTA, encoded by the coding sequence GTGCCCAATCCGGTCGCCCCCGCAGACTCGCGCCGCAGTCCTTTTCCGCCGATCGCGGACTACGGCTTCCTGTCCGACTGCCACACCACCGCTCTCGTGGCGCCCAGTGGCGCCGTGGAGTGGATGTGCCTGCCAAGGCTCGACTCGCCGAGCGTGTTCGGAGCGATGCTCGACCGGGACGCCGGCAGCTTCCGCTTCGGCCCCACCGACATCATGGTGCCCGCCGCGCGCCGCTACATCCCGGGCACCATGGTGCTCGAGACCACGTGGATGACGCGCACGGGCTGGGTCGTGGTGAGCGACGCGCTGCTGATGGGCCCATGGCACCACGAGCGCGTACACGAGAGCTCCCATCGCCGGCCGCCGGACGACTGGGACGCCGAGCACGTGCTGCTGCGGATCGCCACCTGCGTGCAGGGCACGGTGGAGATGAACATGCACTGCGAGCCGGCGTTCGGCTACGGGCGCTTCTCGCCCCGGTGGGATTGGGTGGATGACGACTACCACCAGGCCGTCGCGCGCGCCAAGGGCGTGGAGGACCTCGAGCTGCGCCTTGGCACCAACCTGCGCGTTGGCTTCGAGGGCCGCCGCTGCGAGGCGCGCACCACCCTCAAGGAGGGGGAGCGTTGCTTCGTCGCGATCTGCTGGGAACAGGATCACGAGCTGCCGCGGGGCCTCGAGCACGCGGGCGAGCACATCGACAAGACGAAGGAGTTCTGGCGCCAGTGGCTCGATCATGGGGAGTTCCCCGACCATCCGTGGCGCGTGTACCTGCAGCGCAGCGCGCTCACGCTGAAGGGCCTCACCTACGCGCCCACGGGGGCGATCGCCGCGGCGGCCACCACGTCGCTGCCCGAGACGCCCGGCGGCGAGCGCAATTGGGACTACCGCTACGCCTGGATTCGCGACTCCACCTTCGCCCTGTGGGGCCTGTACACGCTCGGTTTCGACTACGAGGCGAATGACTTCTTCAGCTTCATGGCCGACGCGTGCGGCTATGGCGACCGGCCGCTCCAGATCATGTACGGGATCGGCGGCGAGCGGAAGCTCGAGGAGGAGACGCTCGACCACCTCGACGGCTACGAGGGGGCGCGCCCGGTACGCATCGGCAACGCCGCCTACAAGCAGGAGCAACATGACGTGTGGGGGGCCGCGCTCGACTCCGTGTACATCCACACCAAGTCGCGCGACTACCTCCCCGAGCAGCTCTGGCCGATGCTCTCGCGGCAGGTGGAGGAGGCGCTGAAGAAGTGGCGCGAGCCGGACCGCGGCATCTGGGAGATCCGCGGCGAGCCGAAGCACTTCACGTCGTCGAAGCTCATGTGCTGGGTGGCGGCGGATCGCGGCGCGCGCCTGGCCCGCCTGCGCGGTGACAACGAAGAGATGTCGGAGCGCTGGCAGAAGGCGGCGGACGAGATTCATGCGGACATCTGCGCGAATGCGCTGGACGAGCGCGGGGTGTTCGTGCAGCACTACGACACCGACGCCCTCGACGCCTCCAATCTCCTCATGCCGCTCACGCGCTTCCTGCCGCCCGACGACGAGCGGATCGTGAAAACCGTGCGAGCCATCGCCAGGGAGCTCACCGAGCACGGACTCGTGCTGCGCTACCGCACGCAGGAGACCGATGACGGGCTGCACGGAGAGGAGGGGACGTTCCTGATCTGCTCCTTCTGGCTCGTGTCGGCGCTCGTGGAGATCGGCGATGTGGCCAAGGCGCGCGACCTGTGTGAGCGGCTCCTCGGGTACTCGAGTTCGCTGCGCCTGTACGCGGAGGAGCTCGACCACCGCTCAGGGCGCCACCTGGGCAACTTTCCGCAGGCGTTCACCCACCTGGCCCTGATCAACGCCGTGATGCACGTGATCCGCTCCGAGAGCGCGGGCGAGGATCCGACCCGCTTTGCGCCGGTCCGCCTCACGGCCTGA
- the zwf gene encoding glucose-6-phosphate dehydrogenase: MATVQQENPLTEGLERAPVHPTTLIIFGATGDLAQRKLLPAVYNLAHEGALPERFNLIGIARSQQPDDDYRDFARDAIAKHSRRPPDETVLNSLLERMRYVGASFDDPAAYQGLANIARELDDEAGVPFNRVFYLATAPSFFETIAQSLGQRGLDRREGAEVRLVVEKPFGRDLASARELNHALLSVFEERQIFRIDHYLGKETVQNALVLRFGNGIFEPLWNRSYIDNVQITAAEDIGIGTRAEYYDRSGALRDIVQNHLLQLLTIIAMEPPVSFSADEVRNEKVKVLHAIKPPRPEDVPDRVVRAQYAAGVAEGKEVPGYLEEQGVAPESATETFVALRLAIDNWRWAGVPIYLRAGKRLARRVTEIAVTLKPVPHLAFQQSGSLGVQPNQLILNVQPNEGVSLSLVAKIPGARMRVRPVNMEFAYGTSFMSQSPEAYERLILDTMRGDATLFARDDEVEAAWGIVDPILDAWSQASGPLPQYAAGSQGPAEAEGILNDGMEWRPL, from the coding sequence ATGGCAACTGTTCAACAAGAAAATCCGCTCACCGAAGGCCTTGAGCGCGCCCCTGTTCATCCGACCACACTGATCATCTTCGGCGCGACGGGGGATCTTGCTCAGCGCAAGCTCTTGCCGGCCGTCTACAACCTCGCTCATGAGGGCGCGCTGCCCGAGCGCTTCAACCTGATCGGGATCGCGCGCAGCCAGCAGCCGGACGACGATTACCGGGACTTCGCACGCGATGCGATCGCGAAGCACTCGCGGCGGCCGCCGGACGAGACGGTGCTGAACTCGCTGCTCGAGCGGATGCGCTACGTGGGCGCGTCGTTCGACGACCCGGCCGCTTACCAGGGTCTCGCGAACATCGCCCGCGAGCTCGATGACGAGGCGGGGGTCCCGTTCAACCGCGTCTTCTACCTGGCCACGGCGCCGTCGTTCTTTGAGACGATCGCGCAGTCGCTCGGCCAGCGGGGCCTCGACCGGCGCGAGGGGGCCGAGGTGCGTCTGGTGGTGGAGAAGCCGTTCGGCCGGGACCTGGCGTCCGCGCGCGAGCTCAACCACGCGCTGCTGTCGGTGTTCGAGGAGCGCCAGATCTTCCGCATCGACCACTACCTCGGCAAGGAGACCGTGCAGAACGCCCTCGTCCTGCGCTTCGGCAACGGGATCTTTGAGCCGCTGTGGAACCGCAGCTACATCGACAACGTGCAGATCACCGCGGCGGAGGACATCGGCATCGGCACGCGCGCCGAGTACTACGACCGCTCGGGCGCGCTTCGCGACATCGTGCAGAACCACCTGCTGCAGCTGCTCACCATCATCGCGATGGAGCCGCCCGTGTCGTTCTCCGCCGACGAGGTGCGCAACGAGAAGGTGAAGGTGCTCCATGCGATCAAGCCGCCGAGGCCCGAGGACGTGCCGGATCGGGTTGTGCGCGCGCAATACGCCGCCGGAGTGGCCGAGGGCAAGGAGGTGCCGGGCTACCTCGAGGAGCAGGGCGTGGCCCCCGAGTCCGCCACCGAGACCTTCGTCGCGCTCCGCCTCGCGATCGACAACTGGCGCTGGGCGGGCGTGCCGATCTACCTGCGGGCGGGCAAGCGCCTTGCGCGCCGCGTGACCGAGATCGCGGTGACCCTCAAGCCGGTGCCGCATCTCGCCTTCCAGCAGTCGGGTTCGCTCGGCGTGCAGCCCAACCAGCTGATCCTCAACGTGCAGCCGAACGAGGGCGTGTCGCTCTCGCTCGTGGCGAAGATCCCGGGCGCGAGGATGCGCGTGCGGCCGGTGAACATGGAGTTCGCCTACGGCACGTCGTTCATGTCGCAGTCCCCCGAGGCGTACGAGCGCCTGATCCTCGACACGATGCGCGGTGACGCCACGCTGTTCGCCCGCGACGACGAGGTTGAGGCCGCCTGGGGCATCGTGGACCCGATCCTCGACGCGTGGAGCCAGGCGAGCGGACCGCTGCCGCAGTACGCCGCGGGCTCGCAGGGTCCGGCCGAGGCGGAGGGGATTCTCAACGACGGCATGGAGTGGCGGCCGCTGTGA
- a CDS encoding bifunctional transaldolase/phosoglucose isomerase, with translation MSVMQGVNERLAALTEAGVSIWLDQIRRSLIDSGELERMVREESLRGVTANPSIFEKAILGSPDYDEELAKLAKQNLEAREIYRRLAVEDVSLAADVLRPVWDATGGVDGYVSLEVAPRLAHDTEGTLEQARQYWELIGRPNAMIKIPGTEAGVPAIEQAIYEGININVTLLFAVEMYERSAEAYIRGLERRAEEGRTIEDMHSVASFFVSRVDTEADKRLEQLGNTELQGTAALANARAAYIRFKDIFYGERFAALREAGAHVQRPLWASTGTKNPRYSDTMYVDGLVAPDTVNTMPMPTLLAFAERGEVSGATADADPAEVERQLKALADAGVDMADVTDKLLRDGVDQFSVAMKKLLGGIEQRRQAVVTGRPDTMVASIPRDLENAVAERVKRAAGEDVAQRIWRRDESLWGGPGVPEIGNRLGWLTVSDSLLEEADDLLSFAQGLAADGYRDAVLLGMGGSSLAPEVLRQSFGQASGALTLHVLDTTDAAAILDIEARIDLEKTIFIVSTKSGGTIETLSLAKYFENRLGGEAGEQFIAITDPGSSLVELAEQHGWRRVFLADPDIGGRYSALSHFGMVPAALAGIDIRAILERAQVAEQRCQPHEQSVDNSGLWLGLLVGELSLHGRDKLTFVVDEPISSFGLWAEQLVAESLGKHGKGILPVAGEPLGPPDSYGEDRVFLHLRNESNADGERDAALQALREAGHPTVVVNVESADDLGSLFFFAEFATAVAGWVLEINPFDQPNVQEAKDNTGKVLDEYAKAGRLPEAEDADDAALRGLVGTLEPGKFFAIMGYLEPSEEFDSAIADLRVAVRDAKHVATTFGYGPRFLHSTGQLHKGGPPNGVFLQLIHDDADDAEVPGAGYSFNTLKNAQAIGDLNTLREHGLPVERVRLDGDRVQALRQLAAKIQEML, from the coding sequence ATGAGCGTCATGCAGGGAGTGAACGAGCGGCTGGCTGCGCTCACGGAGGCGGGCGTGAGCATCTGGCTCGACCAGATCCGCCGCAGCCTGATCGACAGCGGCGAGCTGGAGCGGATGGTGCGCGAGGAGTCGCTGCGCGGCGTGACCGCCAATCCGTCGATCTTCGAGAAGGCGATCCTCGGCAGCCCGGACTACGACGAGGAGCTCGCGAAGCTCGCCAAGCAGAACCTCGAGGCTCGCGAGATCTACCGCAGGCTCGCGGTGGAGGACGTGTCGCTCGCCGCGGACGTGCTGCGCCCGGTGTGGGACGCCACGGGCGGCGTTGACGGCTACGTGTCGCTGGAAGTGGCGCCGCGGCTGGCGCACGACACCGAGGGCACGCTCGAGCAGGCGCGCCAGTACTGGGAGCTGATCGGCCGGCCCAACGCGATGATCAAGATCCCGGGCACCGAGGCGGGCGTCCCGGCGATCGAGCAGGCGATCTACGAGGGCATCAACATCAACGTCACGCTGCTCTTCGCCGTGGAGATGTACGAGAGGTCGGCGGAGGCCTACATCCGCGGGCTCGAGCGGCGCGCGGAGGAGGGCCGCACGATCGAGGACATGCACTCGGTGGCGAGCTTCTTCGTCTCACGGGTGGACACCGAGGCGGACAAGCGGCTCGAGCAGCTCGGCAACACCGAGCTGCAGGGCACAGCGGCCCTCGCGAACGCGCGCGCCGCGTACATCCGCTTCAAGGACATCTTCTACGGCGAGCGCTTCGCCGCCCTGCGTGAGGCCGGCGCGCACGTGCAGCGGCCGCTGTGGGCGTCCACGGGCACGAAGAACCCGCGCTACTCGGACACGATGTACGTGGACGGCCTCGTGGCGCCTGACACGGTGAACACGATGCCGATGCCCACGCTCCTCGCGTTCGCTGAGCGGGGCGAGGTGAGCGGCGCCACCGCCGACGCGGATCCGGCGGAGGTGGAGCGGCAGCTGAAGGCGCTCGCCGACGCGGGCGTCGACATGGCAGACGTGACGGACAAGCTGCTGAGGGATGGCGTGGACCAGTTCTCGGTTGCCATGAAGAAGCTGCTCGGCGGCATCGAGCAGCGGCGCCAGGCGGTGGTCACCGGACGCCCGGACACCATGGTGGCGAGCATCCCGCGCGACCTCGAGAACGCTGTGGCGGAGCGCGTGAAGCGCGCCGCGGGCGAGGACGTGGCTCAGCGCATCTGGCGCCGGGACGAGAGCCTCTGGGGCGGCCCGGGCGTGCCGGAGATCGGCAACCGGCTGGGCTGGCTCACCGTGAGCGACTCGCTGCTCGAAGAGGCGGACGACCTCCTGTCGTTCGCGCAGGGCCTCGCCGCGGACGGGTATCGAGACGCCGTCCTGCTCGGCATGGGCGGCTCGAGCCTCGCGCCGGAGGTGCTCCGGCAGAGCTTCGGGCAAGCGAGCGGCGCGCTCACGCTGCACGTGCTCGACACAACCGACGCCGCCGCGATCCTCGACATCGAGGCGAGGATCGACCTCGAGAAGACGATCTTCATCGTGTCCACGAAGTCGGGCGGAACGATCGAGACGCTCTCGCTCGCAAAGTACTTCGAGAACCGCCTCGGCGGGGAGGCCGGCGAGCAGTTCATCGCGATCACCGACCCTGGGAGCTCGCTCGTGGAGCTGGCCGAGCAGCATGGCTGGCGGCGCGTGTTCCTGGCGGACCCGGACATCGGCGGGCGCTACTCGGCCCTCTCCCATTTCGGGATGGTGCCGGCGGCGCTCGCGGGCATTGACATCCGGGCGATCCTCGAACGGGCGCAGGTGGCCGAGCAGCGCTGCCAGCCACACGAGCAGAGCGTGGACAACTCCGGCCTGTGGCTCGGGCTGCTGGTGGGCGAGCTTTCGCTGCACGGGCGCGACAAGCTCACCTTCGTGGTGGACGAGCCGATCTCGAGCTTCGGCCTCTGGGCCGAGCAGCTCGTGGCCGAGTCGCTGGGCAAGCACGGCAAGGGCATCCTGCCGGTGGCGGGCGAGCCGCTCGGCCCACCGGACTCCTACGGCGAGGACCGCGTGTTCCTGCACCTGCGCAACGAGTCGAATGCGGACGGCGAACGTGACGCCGCGCTACAGGCACTCCGGGAGGCGGGCCATCCGACCGTGGTGGTGAACGTGGAGAGCGCGGACGACCTCGGCAGCCTCTTCTTCTTCGCCGAGTTCGCCACCGCGGTGGCCGGCTGGGTGCTCGAGATCAACCCCTTCGATCAGCCCAACGTGCAGGAGGCGAAGGACAACACCGGCAAGGTGCTCGACGAGTATGCAAAGGCGGGGCGGCTGCCCGAAGCGGAGGACGCGGACGACGCTGCTCTGCGCGGGCTGGTCGGGACGCTCGAGCCTGGCAAGTTCTTCGCGATCATGGGCTACCTCGAGCCATCCGAGGAGTTCGACTCCGCGATTGCCGACCTGCGCGTGGCCGTGCGCGACGCGAAGCACGTGGCCACGACGTTCGGCTACGGGCCGAGGTTCCTCCACTCCACAGGGCAGCTGCACAAGGGCGGGCCGCCCAACGGGGTCTTCCTCCAGCTCATCCACGACGACGCGGATGACGCGGAGGTTCCGGGCGCCGGCTACAGCTTCAACACGCTGAAGAACGCGCAGGCGATCGGTGACCTGAACACGCTGCGCGAGCACGGCCTGCCCGTGGAGCGGGTGCGGCTCGATGGCGACCGGGTGCAGGCGCTGCGACAGCTGGCGGCGAAGATCCAGGAGATGCTCTGA
- a CDS encoding glucose-6-phosphate dehydrogenase assembly protein OpcA produces the protein MTVEVWAAEDTTPADIDAALRKLLEEQHVRGEGLAPARVLNMVAVIDAAWRGEILNRLERVGRYHPSRTILCAVEDGRTTLDASARLSADGTGDPTLISVVEERVDIRMGPSHLRRLDAIVDPLILSDLTTLVWAPHGHQEAIEAMRGLADVVLLDSSDDPNPGRAIQWVCRLEDRAYVVDLAWLRGTPWRERIAATFDPPEWRPALRQISKVVVRHRPDSVVSGVLMLGWLASRLGWSPGSLVEDGGRRRGRARAGKTEVALQLDPVQDLGAPGLGGITLETADGSSLSLDRSEGGLAAKRRARDGQESSWVVLGASRGEAGILGEGIRQALLRDPTYAPAVRCAGAMLS, from the coding sequence GTGACCGTCGAGGTCTGGGCGGCCGAGGACACCACCCCCGCGGACATCGACGCCGCGCTCCGGAAGCTGCTCGAGGAGCAGCACGTCCGCGGCGAGGGGCTCGCGCCCGCGCGCGTGCTCAACATGGTCGCGGTGATCGACGCCGCCTGGCGCGGAGAGATCCTCAACCGCCTCGAGCGTGTGGGCCGCTACCACCCTTCCCGCACGATCCTCTGCGCTGTGGAGGACGGCAGGACGACGCTCGACGCGAGCGCACGGCTCAGCGCCGACGGCACCGGCGACCCCACGCTCATCTCCGTCGTTGAGGAGCGCGTGGACATCCGCATGGGGCCGAGCCATCTCCGCCGGCTCGACGCGATCGTCGACCCCCTGATCCTCTCCGACCTCACCACGCTGGTCTGGGCGCCACACGGGCACCAGGAGGCGATCGAGGCGATGCGAGGACTCGCCGACGTCGTGCTGCTCGACTCCTCGGACGACCCGAACCCCGGCCGCGCGATCCAGTGGGTATGCCGGCTCGAGGACCGCGCGTATGTGGTCGATCTCGCATGGCTCCGCGGAACGCCGTGGCGCGAGCGGATCGCCGCCACGTTCGACCCGCCCGAGTGGCGGCCGGCGCTCAGGCAGATCTCGAAGGTGGTGGTACGCCATCGCCCCGACTCTGTGGTGAGCGGGGTGCTGATGCTCGGCTGGCTCGCCTCGCGCCTCGGCTGGAGCCCCGGGTCGCTTGTGGAGGATGGCGGGCGCCGCCGCGGCCGCGCGCGGGCGGGCAAGACCGAGGTGGCGTTGCAGCTCGATCCCGTGCAGGACCTGGGAGCTCCGGGGCTCGGCGGGATCACGCTCGAGACCGCCGACGGCAGCTCGCTCTCCCTCGACCGCTCGGAGGGCGGCCTGGCGGCCAAACGGCGGGCGCGCGACGGGCAGGAATCCTCGTGGGTCGTGCTCGGCGCGTCACGCGGGGAGGCCGGGATCCTCGGCGAGGGGATCAGGCAGGCGCTCCTGCGCGATCCCACCTACGCCCCCGCCGTGCGTTGCGCTGGAGCGATGCTGTCGTGA
- the gnd gene encoding decarboxylating 6-phosphogluconate dehydrogenase gives MQIGFVGLGRMGGNMVHRILRDSAHQVVAFDPGAEALKAAEGVGATTASSLEDLVSKLEKPRAVWLMVPAGQITQSSIDSLIELLDEGDMIIDGGNSRWTDSKAHAQAASARGIEFVDVGTSGGVWGLEVGYCMMVGGSEEAVKRLSPILDVLAPPGGWSHMGPHGSGHYVKMVHNGIEYGLMAAYGEGFEILHASEYDLDLHEIARVWGQGSVVRSWLLELTERAFQQNGNELEHIKGYVEDSGEGRWTVADAIDHNVPAPVITLSLLSRFGSRQEESYSAKVIAALRNQFGGHAIKSE, from the coding sequence ATGCAGATCGGCTTCGTAGGGCTCGGCCGCATGGGCGGCAACATGGTGCACCGCATCCTGCGCGACTCGGCCCACCAGGTGGTGGCGTTCGACCCGGGCGCGGAGGCGCTGAAGGCGGCGGAGGGAGTGGGCGCGACCACGGCGAGCTCGCTCGAGGACCTCGTAAGCAAGCTGGAGAAGCCACGCGCGGTGTGGCTGATGGTGCCGGCCGGTCAGATCACGCAGTCGTCGATCGACAGCCTCATCGAGCTGCTCGACGAGGGCGACATGATCATCGACGGCGGCAACTCCAGGTGGACGGACTCCAAAGCGCATGCGCAGGCGGCGTCCGCGCGCGGCATCGAGTTCGTGGATGTGGGCACGAGCGGCGGAGTGTGGGGGCTCGAGGTGGGCTACTGCATGATGGTCGGCGGCAGCGAGGAAGCCGTGAAGCGCCTCTCGCCGATCCTCGACGTCCTCGCCCCGCCAGGCGGCTGGTCGCACATGGGTCCTCACGGGTCCGGCCACTACGTGAAGATGGTCCACAACGGGATCGAGTACGGCCTGATGGCGGCGTACGGCGAAGGCTTCGAGATCCTGCACGCCTCCGAGTACGACCTCGACCTGCACGAGATCGCGCGCGTGTGGGGCCAGGGGTCGGTGGTGCGCTCATGGCTGCTCGAGCTGACCGAGCGTGCCTTCCAGCAGAACGGCAACGAGCTCGAGCACATCAAGGGCTACGTGGAGGACTCCGGCGAGGGGCGCTGGACGGTGGCGGACGCGATCGACCACAACGTGCCGGCGCCGGTGATCACGCTGTCGCTGCTTTCCCGCTTCGGCTCGAGGCAGGAGGAGTCCTATTCGGCCAAGGTCATCGCGGCACTGCGGAATCAGTTCGGTGGACACGCGATCAAGAGCGAGTAG